In the genome of Saccharomonospora viridis DSM 43017, one region contains:
- the ftsH gene encoding ATP-dependent zinc metalloprotease FtsH, which yields MDRKRLLKNPLLWILVALVLYFGISTLTDGTRGYTEVPTSQAIEQIRSGNVDEATLEDREQQLKLQLSEPIEVEGEQVEQVITKFPAGASDQLYNTLINAGTGEQNVRFDTTVSQDNFFTQLLIYMIPLGILVLLLMWMMNSAQGGGNRVLNFGKAKAKQLSKDMPTTTFKDVAGADEAVEELQEIKDFLQNPARYQALGAKIPKGVLLYGPPGTGKTLLARAVAGEAGVPFYTISGSDFVEMFVGVGASRVRDLFEQAKQNAPCIIFVDEIDAVGRQRGAGLGGGHDEREQTLNQLLVEMDGFDSRGGIILIAATNRPDILDPALLRPGRFDRQIPVSAPDLVGRRRILEVHSKGKPLADNVDLEALAKRTVGMSGADLANVINEAALLTARQNGTVITEAALEESVDRVIGGPARKSRIISEHEKKITAYHEGGHALAAWAMPDIEPVYKLTILPRGRTGGHALIVPEDDKQLMTRSEMIGRLVFAMGGRAAEELVFHEPTTGASSDIEQATKIARAMVTEYGMSSRLGAVKYGQDQGDPFLGRSAGRQPDYSLEVAHEIDEEVRKLIETAHTEAWEVLSTYRDVLDDLVMEVLEKETLQRKDLERIFASVKKRPRITVFNEFGERLPSDKPPIKTPRELALERGEPWPPETDDENKSDSDKAEAPEEPQPTPVRTAPGGGDLPGGPPHQQPEPPTMSPTYNPYAPPSGDTGSNGAHKGSGATPWTSYGDRPSTGASNPGPPHYGAPPGWTPATQPRGDHGYPWRDQPPLQPGQPSPSAEGQSQTERNDNNDQDGK from the coding sequence ATGGACCGCAAGCGCCTGTTGAAGAACCCACTGCTGTGGATACTCGTGGCTTTGGTGCTGTACTTCGGTATCAGCACCCTCACAGACGGTACCCGAGGCTATACCGAGGTGCCGACGTCGCAGGCCATCGAGCAGATCCGCTCCGGCAACGTCGACGAAGCCACTCTGGAGGACCGGGAACAGCAGCTCAAGCTGCAGCTGTCCGAACCCATCGAGGTCGAGGGCGAGCAAGTAGAACAGGTCATCACGAAGTTCCCGGCGGGAGCGTCCGACCAGCTCTACAACACGCTGATCAACGCGGGCACGGGTGAGCAGAACGTCAGGTTCGACACCACTGTCAGCCAGGACAACTTCTTCACCCAGCTGCTGATCTACATGATCCCGCTGGGCATCCTCGTGCTGCTGCTCATGTGGATGATGAACAGCGCGCAGGGCGGCGGTAACAGGGTGCTCAACTTCGGCAAGGCCAAGGCCAAGCAGTTGAGCAAGGACATGCCGACGACGACCTTCAAGGACGTCGCGGGTGCCGACGAGGCCGTCGAGGAACTGCAGGAGATCAAGGACTTCCTGCAGAACCCGGCGCGCTACCAGGCTTTGGGCGCGAAGATCCCGAAGGGCGTGTTGCTGTACGGCCCGCCCGGTACCGGTAAGACGCTGCTCGCGCGTGCGGTCGCCGGTGAGGCGGGGGTGCCGTTCTACACGATCTCCGGTTCCGACTTCGTCGAGATGTTCGTCGGTGTCGGTGCGTCCCGAGTACGTGACCTGTTCGAACAGGCCAAGCAGAACGCGCCGTGCATCATCTTCGTCGACGAGATCGACGCCGTGGGTCGGCAGCGTGGCGCGGGCCTCGGTGGGGGCCACGACGAACGTGAGCAGACGCTGAACCAGCTGCTCGTCGAGATGGACGGCTTCGACTCGCGCGGCGGCATCATCCTGATCGCGGCCACGAACCGTCCCGACATCCTCGACCCGGCTCTGCTGCGTCCCGGCCGGTTCGACCGGCAGATCCCGGTGTCGGCCCCCGACCTCGTGGGTCGGAGGCGGATCCTGGAGGTGCACTCCAAGGGCAAGCCGTTGGCCGACAACGTCGACCTGGAGGCGCTGGCCAAGCGCACGGTGGGCATGTCGGGCGCCGACCTCGCCAACGTCATCAACGAGGCGGCCCTGCTCACGGCGCGGCAGAACGGCACCGTCATCACCGAGGCGGCGCTGGAGGAGTCGGTCGACAGAGTGATCGGCGGGCCTGCCCGCAAGAGCCGCATCATCTCCGAGCACGAGAAGAAGATCACCGCTTACCACGAGGGTGGACACGCGCTCGCGGCGTGGGCGATGCCGGACATCGAGCCTGTCTACAAGCTGACGATCCTCCCCCGGGGCCGTACCGGTGGGCACGCGCTGATCGTCCCCGAGGACGACAAGCAGCTGATGACCCGGTCGGAGATGATCGGTCGACTCGTCTTCGCGATGGGTGGTCGTGCGGCCGAGGAGCTGGTGTTCCACGAGCCCACCACCGGTGCGTCCTCAGACATCGAGCAGGCGACCAAGATCGCCAGGGCGATGGTGACCGAGTACGGTATGTCGTCGCGTCTCGGTGCGGTCAAGTACGGCCAGGACCAGGGTGACCCCTTCCTGGGGCGCTCGGCGGGCCGGCAACCGGACTACTCGCTCGAGGTCGCGCACGAGATCGACGAGGAGGTGCGCAAGCTCATCGAGACGGCGCACACCGAGGCGTGGGAGGTGCTCAGCACCTACCGCGACGTGCTCGACGATCTCGTGATGGAGGTGCTGGAGAAGGAGACGCTCCAGCGCAAGGACCTGGAACGCATCTTCGCCTCGGTGAAGAAGCGGCCGCGGATCACGGTGTTCAACGAGTTCGGGGAGCGCCTGCCGTCGGACAAGCCGCCGATCAAGACGCCGCGTGAGCTGGCGTTGGAGCGGGGCGAGCCGTGGCCTCCGGAGACGGACGACGAGAACAAGTCCGACTCCGACAAGGCGGAGGCGCCGGAGGAACCGCAACCGACCCCGGTGCGGACCGCGCCCGGCGGCGGCGATCTGCCCGGCGGTCCACCGCACCAGCAGCCCGAACCTCCCACGATGTCGCCGACGTACAATCCGTACGCTCCACCTTCCGGTGACACCGGTTCCAACGGAGCCCACAAAGGCAGCGGTGCCACCCCGTGGACCTCGTACGGGGATCGTCCGAGCACCGGTGCCAGCAACCCGGGACCGCCTCACTACGGGGCTCCCCCGGGATGGACTCCGGCGACGCAGCCGCGAGGCGATCATGGCTACCCGTGGCGTGACCAGCCGCCCTTACAACCGGGGCAACCGTCACCGTCCGCGGAAGGACAATCCCAAACCGAGCGCAATGACAACAACGATCAGGACGGCAAATAG
- a CDS encoding ESX secretion-associated protein EspG: MSAQEFFTPVAFDFLWEEAGVGELPYPLSVPSHGDDEAERAVLRQRVHAEFSARGIVSSPVGEWLEVLARPSVSVDALHIPEFQQHPVAALAASDGSRAVLAVQNADGIWLRSIYPDGLVSAIVDLLPANGRGTEASVTLPLDQAMRIQPARTGVMTGAQAKDAKDAKDTAPRRRGGLADRSHDPVETYAQLIAQPRLRGGQLAANSRDDLGGKRRSSVLAWFDTASGRYLSVSRTGPDGREWVAVAPADTKTLRSRLGELVAEVTS; the protein is encoded by the coding sequence GTGTCCGCGCAGGAGTTCTTCACACCCGTCGCCTTCGACTTCCTGTGGGAGGAGGCCGGGGTCGGTGAATTGCCGTATCCGTTGAGTGTGCCGTCGCACGGTGACGACGAGGCCGAACGCGCCGTTCTGCGGCAACGAGTGCACGCCGAGTTCTCCGCGCGCGGCATCGTCTCCTCTCCGGTGGGGGAGTGGCTGGAGGTGCTGGCACGCCCCTCGGTCAGTGTCGACGCGTTGCACATCCCTGAGTTCCAGCAGCATCCGGTCGCCGCGTTGGCGGCCTCCGATGGCAGTCGGGCCGTGCTCGCGGTGCAGAACGCCGACGGCATCTGGCTGCGGTCGATCTACCCGGATGGTCTCGTCTCCGCGATCGTGGACCTGTTGCCCGCGAACGGACGTGGCACGGAGGCGTCCGTCACCTTGCCGCTGGACCAGGCCATGCGTATCCAACCGGCACGTACGGGGGTGATGACGGGGGCACAGGCCAAGGACGCCAAGGACGCCAAGGACACCGCCCCGCGCAGGCGCGGTGGGCTCGCCGATCGTTCGCACGACCCGGTCGAGACCTATGCCCAGCTGATCGCGCAACCGCGGCTTCGGGGTGGGCAGCTCGCCGCCAACAGCCGCGACGACCTGGGGGGTAAGCGGCGTTCGTCGGTGCTGGCGTGGTTCGACACGGCTTCGGGACGTTATCTCAGCGTGTCCCGCACAGGCCCTGACGGGCGGGAATGGGTGGCTGTCGCGCCCGCGGACACCAAGACGTTGCGCTCCCGCCTCGGTGAGCTGGTCGCCGAGGTCACATCCTGA
- a CDS encoding ESX secretion-associated protein EspG: protein MREQLTEVELDFLWESSGLGELPYPITVRSHGDTLEERAVLRTRVLTDLARRGLVDEHGRPQPHFEDMLGVLAFAECSLDSVLLSAPDAEPRMAVAAAMGGQGALIVQEAGTVWLERIPTDGLASAIVGQLPAAPRGKEKSINVPLEELLTGPGADFMQRRPTTSDGSTARADEDRKALARLHVQERKRGGQIGANARGQAGSKSRPPVLSWFDTETGRYLTQASKGPDGRDWIVIAPADAPTLRHRLAEMLASAVEATTVRL, encoded by the coding sequence GTGCGGGAACAGCTCACCGAGGTCGAACTCGATTTCCTGTGGGAATCGAGTGGCCTCGGTGAACTGCCTTATCCGATCACGGTGCGTTCCCATGGGGACACGTTGGAGGAGCGCGCGGTGCTGCGGACCCGTGTGCTCACCGACTTGGCGCGGCGCGGCCTCGTCGACGAGCACGGCAGGCCGCAGCCGCACTTCGAGGACATGCTCGGGGTGCTGGCCTTCGCCGAGTGCAGCCTCGACTCCGTATTGCTCAGTGCGCCGGACGCGGAGCCGAGGATGGCGGTGGCGGCCGCGATGGGGGGCCAAGGCGCCCTGATCGTCCAGGAAGCGGGCACGGTGTGGTTGGAGCGGATTCCCACCGACGGGCTCGCGTCCGCGATCGTCGGTCAGCTGCCCGCCGCCCCGAGGGGCAAGGAGAAGTCGATCAACGTCCCGTTGGAGGAGCTGCTCACCGGGCCGGGGGCCGACTTCATGCAGCGTCGGCCCACCACATCCGACGGCAGTACGGCGCGGGCGGACGAGGACCGAAAGGCACTGGCCCGATTACACGTGCAAGAGCGCAAACGCGGTGGTCAGATCGGTGCCAATGCCCGTGGGCAGGCCGGAAGTAAGAGTCGGCCACCCGTGCTGAGCTGGTTCGACACCGAGACCGGTCGGTACCTCACCCAGGCGAGCAAAGGACCGGACGGCAGGGACTGGATCGTCATCGCGCCCGCCGACGCTCCCACTCTGCGTCATCGGTTGGCTGAGATGTTGGCTTCCGCGGTCGAGGCCACTACCGTCCGTCTGTGA
- a CDS encoding WXG100 family type VII secretion target, whose translation MYSERNGEPEPTTGPEGGHRTNDGHGWNGGYGWNRPRANVEDVMRREGEEVADLVQRARSRSDSFLYGDDRAIGSRPNWAAKDSKQLYAYATVNNEPGTAEELGQIWGRHSGELSRIADDLYNAIMELGSAWIGQGSGAAQGALVGIANSGAQASEAAKAMQDRLAQQAAAASKLKTMPQPKDFDPGAETAAMLAGGPAAMVTDLKKQYDEAQAVKAQQLAFLEAYTEELSQIDSTTPSFGPESLGLKPLADGVAGEVRTLGAVGTVSVSGVDTSALSTGGPGTPSGVPAGGVNTLAGGGADGSRAPGMGPGAGAGAVPTSGGSGGGWGVGQSLGAAAAGGALGYAGFKAVSGKRGGVKKDSQPLEPAEAVSSGASETVASANQTGSAAPTPANAAPVQSQGAVPAAGGVVGAGPAATPAVGPMGMGAMGGAAARSQEEEKEHTHASFLIEPDPDDTFGATEAAAPPVLGAWGPDDEGR comes from the coding sequence ATGTACTCGGAGAGAAACGGGGAGCCCGAGCCCACCACCGGGCCTGAAGGCGGGCACCGAACGAACGACGGACACGGCTGGAACGGTGGGTACGGCTGGAACCGGCCCCGCGCCAACGTCGAGGACGTGATGCGGCGCGAGGGTGAGGAAGTCGCCGATCTCGTGCAACGGGCACGTAGCCGCTCCGACTCCTTCCTCTACGGCGACGACCGTGCGATCGGGTCGCGGCCGAACTGGGCGGCGAAGGACAGCAAGCAGCTGTATGCCTACGCCACCGTCAACAACGAGCCGGGCACGGCCGAGGAGCTCGGACAGATCTGGGGCAGGCACAGCGGTGAGCTCAGCCGGATCGCCGACGACCTCTACAACGCGATCATGGAGCTGGGGTCGGCCTGGATCGGCCAGGGTTCCGGCGCCGCCCAGGGTGCCCTGGTCGGTATCGCGAACTCCGGGGCGCAGGCTTCCGAGGCGGCCAAGGCCATGCAGGACAGGCTGGCCCAGCAGGCCGCGGCGGCGTCGAAGTTGAAGACGATGCCGCAGCCGAAGGACTTCGACCCGGGTGCCGAGACGGCGGCCATGCTCGCGGGTGGTCCCGCCGCGATGGTCACCGACCTGAAGAAGCAGTACGACGAGGCCCAGGCTGTGAAGGCGCAGCAGTTGGCCTTCCTGGAGGCGTACACCGAAGAGCTGTCGCAGATCGACAGCACCACCCCGAGCTTCGGCCCGGAGTCGCTGGGGCTGAAGCCGTTGGCGGACGGTGTCGCCGGGGAAGTGAGGACGCTCGGCGCCGTCGGCACCGTCTCCGTCTCCGGTGTCGACACGAGCGCGCTCTCGACCGGTGGTCCCGGCACCCCGTCCGGTGTGCCGGCCGGTGGGGTCAACACCCTCGCGGGTGGCGGCGCCGACGGTTCCCGGGCCCCCGGCATGGGCCCCGGGGCGGGTGCCGGCGCTGTCCCCACCTCCGGTGGCAGCGGCGGAGGATGGGGTGTCGGACAGTCGCTCGGCGCGGCGGCCGCGGGTGGTGCACTGGGTTACGCCGGTTTCAAAGCCGTGTCGGGTAAGCGCGGCGGGGTGAAGAAGGACTCCCAGCCCCTCGAGCCCGCCGAGGCCGTGTCGTCCGGCGCTTCGGAGACGGTCGCCTCGGCGAACCAGACGGGTAGCGCTGCGCCCACGCCGGCTAACGCGGCACCGGTGCAGAGCCAGGGTGCCGTGCCCGCCGCCGGTGGTGTGGTCGGTGCGGGACCGGCGGCCACACCGGCGGTCGGCCCGATGGGTATGGGCGCCATGGGCGGTGCGGCGGCTCGTTCGCAGGAGGAGGAGAAGGAGCACACGCACGCGTCCTTCCTCATCGAGCCCGACCCCGACGACACGTTCGGAGCCACGGAGGCCGCGGCACCGCCGGTGCTGGGCGCGTGGGGCCCCGACGACGAAGGGCGATAA